GCATACCACATAGCGTTTCCCCACCATTTCTTCCTAAATAAATTCAAAGTGTATCATATCAATAAATAAGTTCAAAAACTGTAAACACATGCAACATGGACAACGAGAGATATAAGCTAACAGAATTATGCTAGAGAGACCTAAAGTATATAAAACATTATGCTAGAGTTCTACTGATCTATAGGAAACTATGTCACGATAAATGCACTCTATCATTATCCCCGCTCCTCATTTGCTTCTCAACTCATTGATACTATCCATCAGCTTTCCTTTCACAATGAAATACTTTCCGCGGTCTTGGTCCTGATTATGGTCAGTTTGTGAGAGCCTTTAAAACCAGAGacaaatcaatttcccacttccTCTCAACTTTCTCCTGTTCTTCTCGATAATGACATGCCTCTTCTTCAGTCTTAAACTAATGCTACAAATTGTGCATCAACTGCTTTCCTTGCTCGTCGTCAAAGTTCCAAACCCCTTATTCAACACACCAATCGGTTCACAATAACAACAATGGCAATAGAGGGCATGGTCGTGGATTTGGATGCAGTAAGCGTAAAGGATACGGGAGATCGCAAACTTTTCATTTCGAGTAATCGAAGTACCCAAAACATTCCATTTGGCAAACAAATCAACTGATGCTAGGATACTAGCTCTAATGTAAGTTGAAAGTAGTTAATGTCTGAAAGTGATAAGAAAGCCAATAGAGAAAGAATACCTCTAATTCCAGAATAGCATATGATTGATATTGGCGACGCCTCTACCTTCCCCTGATGCTAAAGAGATATCTCGCACAAGGAAAGCAACCTTTCTTTCTCTAAGCCATTTCTGTACTTGGCTAGGTCTAAAAAACCATACAATCTTTACCTTCCTCCGATTGTTTGGATAATCCATAATTTTTTACGATCTTCCAAATGTGATTCTCCCTAGACTTGTCTGCAAATAGACACAATCATACCAAcagtatttcttcaaaaaaataaaaatacaaacagtATTCTACCTAAAAATGATTCATAAAAGTAGGAAATAGGATATCATCCTGTGTTTTTCCTTGTATTCCCAGTATTtatcaatctcttcttcttcttcttcagaacgTAACGTTGTTCGcaaaatcccgattcaagaaccTACAAACAAGATAAAGATTCAAAAATCAATGTAGTTCTAGAAATTCCCTTGTAGAGAAACAatacaaaattaaaataataagcaCACAAAAATCCACCAATAAACCataaaaatcaaacacaaaagaTCTGTCAATACTCAACGGAATAGGATTCTGATTCATCTCACCAACAGATGAAACAGTAGAAATCAAAGCATTAAAgaaaaatccaagtgaaaaacaGAGCAAATAGAAAAACACTACCAAAACCTTGAAAACCAACAAGTGATGATTAAAGAATGAGAGAGCTTACTTACTTGGTGTGAAGAGCTAGCTCGTTAATGGAAGAAGTAAAAGTGTGGGAGAAAACCTGTGAAGAAGATGCTACTGTGCTGAGGAGGGAGGAGGAGCTGCTTTTTcagaatatattttttctttttctttttttgggattttttttaaaAGATGATCAAAAATGGCAAACTATTTTCAGCTGTTAAATATCTATTCTTATTTTAATTCGAAATATAACTGAAAATAGCAAACGAATGCTAACTTGCGCGTTTTCTAATATGCGCAGCATGTGATATGACTAGAGACACTCACTGACACGGATACGACGTGATTTTGGACGGACTCCTAGGTGGTAAGGCCTTCAAAATCAAAACTGCCGAAAATGCTATGACGGTCCTTGGCCTTCCAGTTCTGCTAATGATGTGTGTGGGGACGTGGACCAGTCTTTTCTTTTGTCCCCCGGTCTCTTTTATACCTGAGCTCAGTTTCAGCCATTGGTGTTAAGAGATTTATTTACGGCGTCGTTGATGTTTCTTTTTATACCCTAGCTGAGTTTCAGCCCTTGGTCCTCCAGTCTACAAATTCATTCTAAACACAAGAGTGTTGGGCACGTGCATGTATCAATGGCTGGTATTTCATCATCGTATAAGTTGTGCTTATAATGCGTCACGTGTATCTTTTACAGGTGGGTCCatgcaaaattgaatgaaacATTTCTACCATGGCATATTTCTGATGGTCCAAAAAATTTATTTAATCTCACCCAAGTAACCTCGTTCATTCCACCTTTGACTTTACGGGTTCGAGGAAAAAAACCAGGAACCTAAACATAAAAATAAtggtcaagaaaaaaaaaaaaaaaaaaaaaaaaccctccacGGTGTCGTATAAGAGTGAAAGCGAAATAGATTAGATGTGATTCAAACAATGTCGTTCTATTTCATGGTACATAtacttcatcaaaacaagaaaacatcCCAAGGACAAATGATTCTAGTTATTAGACCATAGCAAAACTTGCTAAAACCTGAAAAACGCTTAAATCCACTTGACAACACTAAACTAGCCAAAAAAGACTGCACAATAATGATAATACTCAATTACAGTTTGAGGTCATGAAACCCTTTTAACTCTCACGAGTAATTGTTTTGCACTTTCCTCCAAAACTAATTCCCCCTGTGGGATTTTCCTTCTCCAGTATTGTTAGCGCCTTTTCCTCCTTCCCCTCTTCCTTTACCGCCATTTCTTGTTTTGTGTTTTCCTCCTTTGCTAGGCTCGTCTTTACTGCAAACCGGTTTGGTGTTtccgttgttgctttcttgtgaCCTGAGCAAATATCAAAGTGACTTGAATTAAGTTCTGGAACTAAGAAGTTCTTACGTGCAAGTAGTGaagtttttcttttataataaCTGAAGTCTGAAATTCTTTTGTAACTGAAGTTGGAAATGTGCATTACATTGGATCCCCTAGAATATAATTCGTGCACTAGTGGTTTTTTTCCAGCTTCCCAAATGTGTTCAGTGAGTATTGGTTTCAGATCTTAATCTTTCAAATACAGGCACAAAAGAGTAACTTACTATCTAGTCAGGTGAATGTATACTTACTTGGAAAGCTTTTCCACGAAATCCACAGCTTTTTTGACAGCATGCAACGTCATTTTCTTCACCTGGATTACACAAACATTTGTTCATTTATTCAATAAACAGACCTAGCGGGAAATCATCGTATGAGGTAGTCTTTGTTCCAACCAACTGACCTCAATCAAATCATGTGTACATACAGACTGGTACAAGATATATTAGAAAACACATTAACATGTGTGAAGAAGAATTGCACCTCCAATTTATCCTCCTTGGCACTATGATCCTGGGGAAGCAAACGAAACTCCTCGGCCAACCTCATGCATTCCTGAACATTCTCTGGGGAGACGAAGTCTACTGCAACTTTGGTGCAGGACTGCAAGACATAAATTTTCATTACAACGAAAGACATCAGATATAGGACATTCATAAACAAAATTACAAGGGATATGGATGTCATCTAACTCAGCGATCTCCAAGTATTAACTACCTTTAAGTTGCGGACCTGGTGAGGACAGCCAGTTGGGATGAAAACTGCCTCCCCACGTTCTTGCACAAAAGTCCATGGTTCAATTCCTATACCAAGAGGAAACACAGAATTAGATCACATTGACAAGATTAAGTGTAATAATGAATCTTTTTCTTATGCTCCAAAGTTAACTAACCGTATTCCTCCTTGAGCTTTTTCTTATGCTCCAAAGTTAAGTAGAATCTTTGGTCATGAATCGGGTGACTGACCTGTAGCATAAAGAGATTGTGCAGCTCAGAATGTAACAACAATCACAATTACCAGTTTGTATCATTCCATTTCCTATGATATAAACATTTCTGTAAAGGGGGCTATCCGGAATTAAGAACAGCACGAAAAAAGTTTAGAAAGACATAAAAAGCAGCGAGAATTTTGGATTCAACATACCTGCTCAACTCGAGAACAGTACAGGTGCCGAAATTCCCTGCAATGCTTTCTTAGGTACTCTTGTAGCTTTGGAACATCTTCTCTGCGAAAGATATCCCAAAGAGCACCAGCACTGTTACTTGAACAATTATCAGGTACAAAAACATTGCATTCTTTTCCCTTGAGATTGTTGTTAAGAACAGATATCTCTGTAGATAAGCGCTGATTGCCACCCTTCAAGAGCTCTTCCATTTCCTTTTGATCTTGGGCCATGTGCCTCTTTTTTGCTTTTTCTATCTCTTTAAGTTGTGCACCATCCACAGGCACCTCGCGTATATTAACCAACACGTTTATCTGAGTGAATTTACAGATAACCAACTAATTAATGGAAACAGGGTTTTTATTTAACACTAGTTGAATTACAAGAAGTAATCTGCAGAGGATCAGAAATGAATATGCTTCAGCTACTTAATTAAAAACAACCATACCGCGTCAGACATGTCGCAATGAAGCTTGGTGACAGAGTCACCTCGAATAAGCTCTTGAGCATGCCCATAGGCAATGTATGTTTTTGGACCCATATCTGGTTTCAAGGATTTGGGTGGTAGCTTCGTGGCAAGATTAAGAAATCCAAACTTAGGACACGTATAGTCTTTGAGGGGCAAGGAACTAACAAACTCAGCAAAATGCCGTGGCAAGCGCTCCTCAAACATATCAGATGGAGGCCAATCCTTCAATTTGTGCATCTTAGGCCACATATTATGATGCATAAGACCTTCCATATAGCATCTGAAAAAATCCACTATTTTAACCTCAACCTGCAAGTcataaaatgaaaagaaaacatCCACATCAGATTTGATATGATGTACCAAGTGCAAACCGGTACACAAATGTGAGACTCAAAACATGTTTATAAGGTAAATCATTTTATAATTCAACCGACAGGAAATTGTAAAATCCAGCTAGCAGATATAAAAAAAGGTTGTCAATGATGCTTACCTCGCACCAGTCCATACAATTGACAGCCGTCACTTCTAAGTGACCTGAACCTTTCATCGTCTTAGAATTAGTTTTCTCCCTCAAGGATCTGCTCATCACTTCTGGCTCCCAACTAAAGTTAGATGGCTTCAGTTCCAACACATTGCGAACAATGACTGGCTCTCCTAGGATCCAGTGTTTTTGGAAGTGCTCCAGGTCCCCATTTTGGATCTCTTTGGACTGCGGACAATAAAGATTGTTGTCCTCGCAATCATCTCGTGAAGAGGCTTTTCGAAAATTATTGTTGCCAGCTTTGGCACTGCCAACGGAGTTGTAACACGAGCACTTCTGTGTAAGAGGGACGGGATCATTGAAGAGATTGAATTCTACTGCTACTTTTTCAGCTCTTCCTTCTAAATCTGATACCCAATTCTCTGGAAGAACACGCTTGAGCACCATATGACCAGAACCACAAGATGCACAACGAATGCTATTGTTATCCATCAATTTCCACTCAGATTTTAGCTTAACATGACCTTCAAGGCTATCATCTGGTTCAGGGTTCATATCGCTTGATTTGACACATTCAGTTAGTTTCCCTCTCGTCCTTGCTGTACCTTTCGTACGCGCAGATTCTTCAGCATGCATGTATGCTTTCCCTCTGTTGACAAACGTCTCCTTATATACCTCTTCACCTCCTGGTAAGGAACCATCACGAATCTCTCGACAACATGTGATACACAGATCAAAAGAGCAGTTTGAGCAATTTCTGTGAAAGTCAACTATTGATGTTTTGCAGTTGTCACTGTCCATATATAAGCCATGTGGCAAAGTAAGTATCTATGACAGATAAAAGATAAGGCCATAATGCACTGCCAAATTGTAACACCTACCAATACATACGCTCATCTTGAGGACATTTAGCATCTTTGATTTTCACTTCTGAGAGTCCTGTGTGCAAAAAGACCAACTATATTAAGATAATCATTGCGTTGTGCTAATCTTTCATCTTGTACAATTTTATCTATGTTGACAGATAAGAAACACATATGAATGTGTTTATAGCTTCCTATACATACTGTGTAGGGCTGTACCAGCATGAGTCAGTTCAAAAATCAACTAAAAGCTTATATTCAGGAAAAAGGGTATAACTTGCACCAGAAACAAGCAATGAAAGTAATTCTTGATGCAGAAAGCAATGTATGCAGGGTACCCTGAATAGCAGACTCCACTTCCTTCTCATTTTCTTGTTCAAAATGGATCTGCTTCAGGATTGGCAGAAGATATTTCAACATATATTTTGAAAACTCGGCTTCTTCTTCTGGTCCAATATTTCTTTCTACGTCCGCCTACACAAGAATCAATACGCCATATATATTAAAATTTTGTAAAGCGTCAATATGTCACCAATAGAGAAATGCAAAGTGATCCAACTATTGCAACACCAATTACCCAAGATTTTTTGAATAAACGAATGCATGCTTTACAGTTGCATATGTCCATACACACTGGGCAAGACTTTGCAATGTCCTCGTGTGTTAAGCCGCGGTACCTGTTATTAATAATAAAGAAGAGTCAGAATGgccaattaaaaaaaaagaaatgaaagaaGCTTCCACAAAACCTGTTTCGTTTCATGAGTACTTGCCAATTTTTTATGCACGGCTCACAAAAGCGCTTGGATAAACACTTCTGGCAGGAAACAACTTCCCCTTCCCGATCCCTTCTTTGGCACTGGTGGCACATTCGGGATTCTTCAAGTTTTCCCTGGTTAGAATTAACAAAAGTAAAGCAGCAAATAGGGccaaaattcaataaaaacgAAAGGTTGAGAATGAAAAAGTTTTAAAGGGAAGTACGTGTGCTTACATCAACCAGCTTCATAGGCTTCTTTTTACCATCTACATCAACCCAATTTAATCCATTCGATATTTTAACTTTTGCAGAAACCTTCTTCTCTTTTTGGATCCAGAAATACCAGACACCACCGGTTTACTCGAAACTTTGGaaaccttcttcttccttttatcATCCACCTCCGCATCTGATTGATCCTCTGAAACTTTGTATTGTTTCGTAATAAGATTTTCGTTCAAGTTCTCCctcttgcttttatttcttctctTCAGACGTGGCTGCTCATCATTTCCGGCCTCCTTCAGAGCATCAACTTCTCTGCTCATCtttctcttcttcagaatctgACCACCATCGTCACTAGTACTCTCTTCACTATTTTCCTCATCATCGTCACTGGTATTCTCATTTTCATTCTGAGAATCCTCCTCATCTGTATTCTTCACATTTTCACTTTCTACATCACTGTTTACCTCACCCTCGTCACTCGTATTCTGATTTTCATTCTCAGAATCCTCCTCCTCTTCATCgttctcttctttattttcttcatcaacatgattcgaTTCTTTAGTTGCATGATGCCGGTGGGATTTACAAAACTCCATCCCAATACACTTGTCATTTCGGCATCTTCCGAAACCAACTTTTCTCACGCAGCGGATTGGATCATCATCATTAATACTACAATTTTCTTTCATGGTTTAAGAAGAAATAATGTTTAACCTCTGTCTCTTCTTTCTGAAtgaataagaaaagttgcaaGGTTTACTAGGGTTTAGTTTTATGTGCTGTTTATCGTGGATTCGTGCGCCCATTTATGCGAGTAGTCGGAAGTTTTTAAATTTTGAAATGGGGGAGCGAGTGGCCGTTTGACATCCAATTTTCCCGGCCAAGTCGTTACATAttctttaatttttgttaataaaaatatttacatGCCCTATTATCACGCTTAAGATATTTCTCTTCTCCAAATATATTCAatcgtaatttttttttttggattaaaaTGGTATGATTGAAAATTTAAATAACGAAATACAGAATAAAAAGAGTATACAATTTGATTTTGGTTATACTAGTACCCATATTTAACAATACAGTGGTAAATTAGACAATTTTCTCAAAGAAAGTAAAAATCAATCCTTCTGAAAAATTTACCACAAAAAACGTGAAAGAGTTTCGGAGTTGTGCATAACAACACAATCCAATCATATTTCCAGGTCTATTTATGCACATCTCAATGAAAATGAATCCGATAGTCTAGCGGTGTGCTCACTGCGCACTCATGCACGTGACAACCGTAGTCTGAAGAATTTCATCACCGCAATATAAGTTCAAAAGCGCACTCATACACATAACAACGTCAAGAATTTTATCACCTCAGTCCATTGAGCAGCAATGTACGGTATTGAACTGTAGCTTCAAATACTTACTTGGGCTTAGTCCATTTGCAGCAATCTAGTATTTACTTGGGGTCTGCATAATGTCATACTAGTTTTTAACACTATGTCCTGTTCCTGATATCCAAAGGTCTCTTAAATTATGCAATTCAAATGATTCCCGATAATGTCAGACTTGTTTCGCCAAACACTTCATTTATCAGGAAAAGGGTGAAAAGACTAATGAAACAACAGAAAAACCTATACATATATCAGATAACAACCTAATCTTAAGCTTAACATCCTCAAATTACAGTCCAGATTATTTGAAGGATCTCTATGACCAGCTAATTAGGCAACCGAAAGGATACCTCAATAATTTAAGATCTCATTTGAAAGCTGACAAGCAATTCAGTCCATTAGGAACTTGATGAGATAATCTTAGTAATTCATAAAAAATGGTAATTTATCTGATAGTTGCTGAACGAAGTAAGGCTGCATTGCTAAAGTGGCCTGCAGTACTTGCAACTAAGCCGGATGTAAGAATGCGTAGTAGGATTCAACTTAACAAGAACACTCGAATACTCATTCTCTCTTTCTGATTCAATACAAAGTTAGTGGTCAGTGAACTCGGGTCAGGTCAGGTGGTGGTATATA
Above is a genomic segment from Papaver somniferum cultivar HN1 chromosome 10, ASM357369v1, whole genome shotgun sequence containing:
- the LOC113319151 gene encoding uncharacterized protein DDB_G0283697-like; protein product: MKENCSINDDDPIRCVRKVGFGRCRNDKCIGMEFCKSHRHHATKESNHVDEENKEENDEEEEDSENENQNTSDEGEVNSDVESENVKNTDEEDSQNENENTSDDDEENSEESTSDDGGQILKKRKMSREVDALKEAGNDEQPRLKRRNKSKRENLNENLITKQYKVSEDQSDAEVDDKRKKKVSKVSSKPVVSGISGSKKRRRFLQKLKYRMD
- the LOC113319150 gene encoding lysine-specific demethylase JMJ25-like, producing the protein MDICNCKACIRLFKKSWADVERNIGPEEEAEFSKYMLKYLLPILKQIHFEQENEKEVESAIQGLSEVKIKDAKCPQDERMYCDNCKTSIVDFHRNCSNCSFDLCITCCREIRDGSLPGGEEVYKETFVNRGKAYMHAEESARTKGTARTRGKLTECVKSSDMNPEPDDSLEGHVKLKSEWKLMDNNSIRCASCGSGHMVLKRVLPENWVSDLEGRAEKVAVEFNLFNDPVPLTQKCSCYNSVGSAKAGNNNFRKASSRDDCEDNNLYCPQSKEIQNGDLEHFQKHWILGEPVIVRNVLELKPSNFSWEPEVMSRSLREKTNSKTMKGSGHLEVTAVNCMDWCEVEVKIVDFFRCYMEGLMHHNMWPKMHKLKDWPPSDMFEERLPRHFAEFVSSLPLKDYTCPKFGFLNLATKLPPKSLKPDMGPKTYIAYGHAQELIRGDSVTKLHCDMSDAINVLVNIREVPVDGAQLKEIEKAKKRHMAQDQKEMEELLKGGNQRLSTEISVLNNNLKGKECNVFVPDNCSSNSAGALWDIFRREDVPKLQEYLRKHCREFRHLYCSRVEQVSHPIHDQRFYLTLEHKKKLKEEYGIEPWTFVQERGEAVFIPTGCPHQVRNLKSCTKVAVDFVSPENVQECMRLAEEFRLLPQDHSAKEDKLEVKKMTLHAVKKAVDFVEKLSKSQESNNGNTKPVCSKDEPSKGGKHKTRNGGKGRGEGGKGANNTGEGKSHRGN